From the genome of Arthrobacter sp. ERGS1:01:
CCCAGCAGGCAGGTCCAGAGCCAGATGCCCTGCAACGGCCCGAAAATGCTCAGCGCAAACCCCAGCCCCGTCATCAGCGCGGCCGCGGCATTCAGCGTGCTCTGCCGGCGCAGCTTGACCGCGAGCGCGGGTGCCAACAGGGACCCGCCCATCTGCAGCACGATCGAGACGGCCACCATGAGCCCGGCCGTGCCGCCGTCGGTCCCGCGGTCGCGCAGGATCGGCGCCAGCCAGGCAAACACGCTGAAGGACATCATGGCCTGGAGCACCATGAACGCGGTGATCTGCCAGGCCGTCCGGGACCGCCAGACGCTGGGCCCGGAGGCCGCCGTCGCCGGCGGGACGTGCCGTTGCCGGATTGCCACCGGCGCCCAGATCAGCGTCGCGATCACGGCCGGGATCGCCCAGAAGCCGAGCGCAAACTGCCAGGACCCGGTCGCATCAAATATGGGGTGGGTGAATCCGGCCCCCAGCGCCGCCGCGGCGCAGATGGACATCGTGTAGAGCCCGCTCATCAGGCCCAGCCGGTGGGCGAAGTCGCGTTTGACGAGGGACGGCAAAAGGACGTTGACGACGGCGATCGCGGCACCCGCGGCGAGCGCACCGGCGAACATGGCCGGCAGGCCGCCCAATCCGCGCGCCGTCAGGCCCAGGGTCAGGACCACCATGGCCCCGAGCAGGGTCCGCTCCGCGCCGAAGCGCCGGGCCAGCCTTGGCGCGAAGGGTGCGAAGATGCCCAGGCAGGTCACGGGGACCGTGGTCATGAGCAGTACGGCCAACCCGGACATGCCGGTGGCCGCGGTGATCTCGGTCAGCACGGCCGAGAAGCTGGAGTAGACGGTGCGCAGGTTCAGCCCGCACAGGATCAGGGCCACGGCAATGTAGGCCAGGCCGAGGCCCGGGGAAATGCTGGTGGGTTGCGGGGCGGGGACTTCGTCGATTTCCGCGTCAATCAGGATGTCGGCCCGTTCCCCCGGGTTCGATCGCAAAATCTCAGGCATCGACGTCCCTTGTGGGTGCCGTGCCGTCGCCGAACGGGCGTCCGCCCAGGGCCTCGCGGCCGTGCGGGGTGACCCAGCCGGAGGCGTCCGGGCCCTTGGGCACGATCCGGGTGGGGTTCAGGTCCTCGTGCACCACGTAGTAGTGCTTCTTGATCTGCTCGAAGTTCACGGTGTCGCCAAAGCCGGGCGTCTGGAACAGGTCCCGGGCGTAGGCCCACAGCACGGGCATTTCACTGAGCTTGTTGCGGTTGCACTTGAAGTGGCCGTGGTAGACCGCGTCGAAGCGGACCAGCGTGGTGAACAGCCGGACGTCGGCCTCGGTGATGGTGTCCCCCACCAGGTAGCGCTGCGTTGCGAGTCGCTCCTCCAGCCAATCCAGCGCCGTGAACAGGCGGTCGTAGGCGGCGTCGTAGGCCTCCTGGCTGCCGGCAAAGCCGCACCGGTACACGCCGTTGTTGACCTCGGTGAAGATCCGCTTGGCCACGGTGTCGATTTCCTCGCGCAGGGCTTCCGGGTACAGATCCGGGGCGCCCGCGCGATGGAATTCCTTCCACTCGGTGGAGAAGTCCAGCGTTATTTGCGGGAAGTTGTTGGTCACGACGGCGCCCGTCGGGACATCGACGACCGCCGGGACGGTGATGCCGCGCGGATAGTCAGGGGTGCGCTTGAAGTAGGCCTCCTGCAGGCGTTCGATGCCCAGCACGGGGTCAACGCCGCCCGGATCGAGGTCAAAGGTCCAGGAGCGGACGTCGTGGGTGGGCCCGCACACGCCGATCGAGATGGCGTCCTCGAGTCCCAGCAGCCGGCGCACAATGGTGGAACGGTGCGCCCATGGGCAGGCGCGCGCCACCACCAGGCGGTAGCGGCCGGCCTCCACCGGGTAGCCGTCGGCGCCGTCCCGGGTGATGCGCGTTTCAATGTAGTGGGTGTCGCGGGTGTACTCATTGCCCGTAACGTAGATGCCCTTGGTGCTGTATTGCTGTGCGTCCTGTGCCGCTGGCTCTGCTTCCATGAATTAAGCGTAGACCCGCCGTTGTGAGGCTTAGAGCGCAATCGGCTTTACAGCCGAAAAATACCCTGCTTATGATCGAGGTCACGAGTTACCTTGGCTTTCACGGATCCTGCGGGTTCCGCCGTTCCAAAGTTCCACGCAGCACCATTGGGGAAGCAGTCACTGGATGTTCCGCACATATGCCGCCAACAGTAAGGAAGCATCAATGCTCGGGCCAGAAACTGCAATTACAACTGCCACCGCCACCGGGAATGCGCCGGCCGACGGCGGTGTTCCCGAGCCTGCCATGATCGAGTTCGCCCAGGTCAGCAAGGTCTACCAGGGGAACCAGCCGGCCGTCGGGAATCTCTCGCTGTCCATCGACAGGGGCAAAATCACCGTCTTCGTCGGCCCGTCGGGCTGTGGCAAGACCACCTCGCTGCGCATGATCAACCGGATGGTGGAGCCCTCCAGCGGCACCATCACGGTGGACGGCCGCGACATCAGCTCCGTCCCGGCCCCGGCCCTGCGCCGCTCCATGGGGTACGTCATGCAGTCCGCCGGGCTGCTGCCGCACCGGACCGTGACGGACAATGTGACCACGGTGCTCCGGCTCAACCGGGTCCCGCGCGCGCAGGCCCGCCGCCGTGCCGCGGAACTGCTCGACGTCGTCGGCCTCCCGGCCGCCATGGGCCGGCGCTACCCCAACCAGCTTTCCGGCGGTCAGCAACAGCGCGTCGGCGTGGCCCGCGCACTGGCCGCGGACCCGCCCGTGCTCCTTATGGACGAGCCCTTCAGCGCCGTGGACCCGGTGGTCCGGGCCGAACTCCAGCAGGAATTGCTGCGGCTCCAACGCGACCTGGCCAAGACCATCGTGTTCGTCACCCACGACATCGACGAGGCCACGCTCCTTGGCGACAAGGTGGCCGTCTTCGCCACGGGCGGCCGGGTGGCCCAGTACGCCGCCCCGGAGGAGATCCTGCGGGCGCCCGTGGATGACTTCGTGGCCGCGTTCGTGGGCCGGGACAGGGGCTTCAGGCACCTCTCCTTCAGCTCCGGCGCGTCCGTGCCCATCCATCCGGCGCCCATCAACCAGCCCGCCGCCGGTCCGGACGGAACGGCCGGGCACACCTTGGGCGGCAGCATCCTGGACGGCAGTGCCGGCTGGACGCTGGCCGTCAACGCCGAACACCACCCGCAGGGCTGGATTCCGCCCGGCCGCGGCGCCGCCATGGTGCCCGGCGGCTCGCTGTTCCACGAGGGCGAGTCGCTGCGCCGAGCCCTGGACGCCGCATTGTCCTCGCCGTCCGGCCTGGGCGTCACGGTGGACGACGACGGCGTGGTCACGGGAGTGGTCAAGGCCGCCGAGGTGCTGGCCGCCATCGAGGCCGCCCGGCAGGCACGCCAGGACGGCCGCTGATGGACTGGTTCCTGGCGAACTTCCCCATGGTCATGTCGCTGACCGGCTACCACCTGTTCCAGGCGGTGCTCCCGCTGGTGCTCAGCGTCATCATCGCCATCCCGCTGGCGCAGCTGGCCCGGCTCAACAAGGGCGTGGCCGCGTTCATCCTGTCGGCCGGTTCGCTGCTGTACACGGTGCCGTCGCTGGCGTTGTTCGTGATCCTGCCCAGCATTCTCGGCACCAAGATCCTGGACCTCACGAACATCATCGTGGCGCTGACCATCTACGCCGTGGCGCTGCTGGTCCGCTCCACGCTGGATGCGTTGAACTCCGTGGATGACACCATCCGCCAGGCCGCCGTCGCGATGGGCTACAAACCCGTGCACCGCTTCCTGACGGTCGATCTTCCGCTATCCATGCCGGTGCTTTTCGCCGGGCTGCGCGTGATCTCCGTCAGCAACATCTCGCTCGTGACGGTCGGGGCGCTGCTGGGCGTCCCCAGCCTGGGCTTCCTGTTCACCGACGGCCTGCAACGCGACTTCCCCACCGAGATCGTGATCGGCATCATCGGCACCCTGGTGCTGGCCCTGCTGATGGACACGGCCCTGGTGCTGGCGCAGCGCTTGCTGACCCCGTGGCTGCGCACGCCCGGCCGCCGCAAAACGTCACAAACGACGACGGCGGCCCCGGTCGCCGCAGTGGGTGAGGCCGCATGAGCGCCGCCGACTACACCTCCAGCAACCCGTTCGCACAGGGCGTGCAATGGCTCAGCGAACCGGCCAACTGGCAGGGGGCCATGGGCATCCCGGCCAGGGTCGCCGAACACCTGGGCTATTCGGCGTTGACGCTGCTGATCGCGGCCGCCATCGCCGTGCCAATCGGGCTGTACGTGGGGCACACGGGCAAGGGCCGCGTCGTCGTCGTCGCCCTCGCCGGCATGCTGCGCGCCCTGCCCACCCTGGGTGTGATGACCCTGTTCGCCCTCATGGCCACCTCGGTGCTCTCGCTCATGCCGGCCATCTGGGCGCTCGTCATCCTGGCGGTGCCGCCCATCCTGACGGGCACCTACGCCGGCATTTCCTCGGTCAACCGGGAGACGGTGGATGCCGCCCGCGGGGTGGGCATGACGGAACGGCAAATCCTGTTCCGCGTGGAGGTCCCCAACGGCCTGCCCGTCATGCTGGGCGGGTTCCGGGCCGCGGTGCTGCAGGTCGTGGCCACGGTGGCCGTGGTCGCATTCATCAGCCTTGGCGGGCTGGGCCGGTTCATCATCGACGGGCTGTCCGTGCAAGACTACGGCCAGGTCCTGGGCGGTGCCGTGGTGATCGCGGTGCTGGCCATCGGCATCGACGGCATCCTGGCGGCCCTGCAACGGCTCTCCATCTCGCCGGGTTTGAAAGAAAGCCGGCTCAAGCCGGACGACACACCGACCGGCCGTGAAACCCTCACGGTCGGCGCACAAGGAGGAACCTCATGATGAACCATTCGCGCAACCTTTCCCGCACCGCCGTGGTCCGCCGCTCTTTCCTTGGCGTGGCCGCCGGCGTCTCCGTCCTGCTCGCCGTGAGCGCCTGCGGCAGCAGTTCCCCGCTCAGCAGCGGCTCCAACACCAGCGGCTCCGCCGGCGGTTCGCTGGTGGTGGGCTCCGCCAACTTCCCCGAAAGCGCCACGGTCGCCGAAATTTACGCCGGCGCCCTGAACGCGGCCGGCATCAAGACCACCACCAAGCTGAACATCGGCGCCCGCGAGGTGTACGTCAAGGCCGTCGAGGACGGCTCGATCGACGTGGTTCCCGACTACAGCGGCAACCTGCTCGGCTACGTCGACCCTAAGAGCACCGCGGTTGACCCGGCGGCAATCATCGCAGCCCTCCCGGCCGCGCTGCCCTCCGGGCTGGGCATCCTGGACGCGGCCAAGGCCGAGGACAAGGACGCCATGGTGGTCACCTCCGCCACCGCCACCAAGTACAACCTGAAGTCCATCGAGGACCTGGCGAAGGTCTGCGACAAGCTGACCCTGGCCGCACCGCCGGAGTTCGCCACCCGCCCCGAGGGCCTGCCCGGGCTGAAGGGCAAGTACGGATGCGTGCCGGCCAAGTTCACCCCGATCAACGACGGCGGCGGCCCCCTCACGGTCAAGGCCCTGTTGAGCAACGAGGTCCAGGTGGCCGACATCTTCACGACCACCCCGGCCATCAAGGACAACAACTTGGTGGTGCTGACGGACCCGAAGAACAACTGGCTGGCCCAGCAGGTGGTGCCGCTCGTGAAGACCAGCACGGTCAACGACGCCGCCAAGACGGCCTTGAACAACGTCTCCAAGCTGCTCACCACGGAGGACCTGATCGCCCTCAACGAAGAGGTCAGCGGCTCGGCAAAGATGGATCCGGCCGCCGCCGCGGCGGCCTGGTTGAAGGAAAAGGGCATCACCAAGTAATCGAGGAATCCATGTACAGGGCAAGCTGGAACGGCACGGTCATCGCGGAATCCGCCAAGACCATCGAGATCGAGGGCAACCAGTACTTTCCGCCGGACTCGGTGGACCGTACCTTGCTGACGGAGACCCCCACCACGAGCGTGTGCCCGTGGAAGGGTTTGGCCAGTTATTACACGGTCACGGCCAACGGGCAAAGCAACCCGGACGCCGCCTGGTACTACCCGGACCCCAAGCCTGCGGCCGCCGAGATCCGGGACTACCTGGCGTTTTGGCGCGGCGTCGTCGTCGAGAAGGTCCCCGGGGACTGAGGTGGTTCCCGCGATTGAGGTGGTCGACGCGATCGTGGTTGGCATGGGCCCCGGCGGCGAATCCGTCGCCGGGGAACTGGCCGCCGCCGGGCTCTCCGTGGTGGGGGTGGAGTCCGGGCTGGTGGGCGGGGAATGCCCGTACTTTGGCTGTGTTCCGTCCAAGATGATGATCCGCGCCGGCAACGCCCTGGCCGAGGCCCGGCGCGTGCCCGGGCTGGCCGGCACCGCAAGCGTGGTCCCCGACTGGGCGCCCGTGGCCGCCCGCATCCGCGACGAGGCCACCGACAACTGGGACGACGCAGCCGCGGCGAAACGCTTCACCGACGCCGGCGGGCGGCTGGTGCGCGGCACGGGCCGGCTTACCGGCGTCCGCCATGTCACCATCACAACGCACGACGGCGGGGAGCTCACCTTCCGCGCCCGCCGCGCCGTGGTGCTCAATCCCGGCACCGACCCGGCCATCCCGTCCGTCCCCGGCCTGGCCGGCACCCCCTTCTGGACCAACCGGGAGGCGGTGCGGGCCACCCTGGCGCCGGAATCGCTGGCCGTCTGGGGCGCCGGACCCATCGGCATGGAGCTGGCGCAGGCGTTCGCCCGCTTCGGCACCAAGGTCACCATGGTGGTTCGCGGCGCGCACCTGGCATCCCGCGAGGAACCGGAGACCGCGGAACTGCTGGAGCACGTGTTTGCCCGCGAGGGAATCGAGGTGCTGACCAACACCACCATCACCGGCGTGGAGCATTCCGCGGCCGGTTTCACCCTTGCGCTGGACGGCCCCGGAGCCACCACCCTGGCCGCGGAAAAGTTCCTCGTCGCCACGGGACGCGCCTCCAAACTGGGGAAGCTGGGGCTGGACCAGGCCGGCATCGCCTACGACGGCAGGACCCCGCCCGCCGTGGACGACCACCTGCAACTGGGCCACAACCTGTACCTGATCGGCGACGCCGTCGGCGCCGGGGCGTTCACCCACATGTCGATGTACCACGCGAACATTGTGGCCGGGCACGTGTTGGGCGAGGACCGCGGCACGGCCGAATCCCATGCGGTCCCGCGCGTGACGTTCACGGATCCGGAGGCGGGCGCCGTCGGATTGACCGAACGCCAGGCCCGAGCCGCCGGTCTCGCGGTCCGCACGGGGTACGTCGAGCTGGCCGATTCCACCCGCGGCTGGATCCACAAAAGCGGGAACGACGGCTTCATCAAGGTCATCGAGGACTCCGCCACCGGCGTGCTGGTGGGCGCCACCTCCGTGGGGCCGCACGGCGGGGAAGTGCTCTCCGCCCTGGCCCTGGCCGTGCACGCCCGCGTCCCTGTGGCCACCCTGAAGACCATGGTCTACGCGTACCCCACCTTCCACCGCGCCATCGAGGCGGCCGTGCGCGCCATCAAATAACCACAAAGGTACGGGACCTGCCATGGCAAAGTTGATCTACATCGTGAATACCTCACTGGACGGCTATATGGCGGATGAGGACGGCCGCATCGACTGGACCAGCCCCAGCGAGGAGGTGTTTCGCTTCATCACCGATCTGGTGCGCCCCGTCGGAACGTACCTGTACGGGCGGCGCCTCTACGAAGCCATGGCCGTCTGGGAGACGCTTGACGCCCCGCCCGACTTCCCGCAGGAGCTGGACTTCGCGCAGCTGTGGCGTGGCGCCGACAAGGTGGTCTACTCCACCACGCTGGCCGCGGCGGCCACCCCCAGGACCCGGATTGAGCGCACGTTCGACCCCGCCGCCGTCCGGCTAATGAAAGAGGCCACGGGCCCGGACCTGACGGTGGGCGGCGCGCAGCTGGCGGGCCAGGCCATCGCGGCCGGGCTGGTGGACGAGATCCATCTGGTGGTCACCCCGCATCTGCTGGGCGGCGGAGCCCCGGCCCTGCCCGCGCACGTCCGCCGCGGGTTGCAGCTGCTGGACCAGCACACCTTCGCCAACGGCACGGTGTATGTCCGCTACGGCATGCTGTGACCCTGCGCGGGCAGGTCAGGCGCCGGACTGCTTTTAGGCGCCGGCCAGGACCACCCTGCGCACCGCGGCGCTGAGCTGCATGGCCCGGCCTCCCGTGGCGCCTTCCTCGTTCCAGGCGGGCACGTAGCCAAAGCCGATCCCGTAAAGAGGGTCGGCGAAGCCAAGGGAAGCGTTGGCGCCGTCGTGCCCGAACGCCTCGGCGCTGCCAAAGTCCATGCGCGGGTTGGGCTTCATGAACGTCAGGGCAAAGGCGCTGGTGTCGCAAAATACCCTGTCCAGGCCCCAGATCTGTTCCTGCGCCATGATGGCGATGGTTTCCGGGGTCAGGTAGGCGGGCAGGCCGTCAATGCCCGTGATGGCGCCGGCATAGACGCGGGCCAGGCCGTCTGCAGAGCCCACCCCGGCGCCGCTGCAACTGCCCGCGGCCCGGACGCTGCGAATGTTGGGCAGCTCCAGCAGCTGGCCGGCCTGGACGTTGCCGGACATGCCGGCGATGGAGCCCGGATCCACAAAGCCCGCGGCCGGGGAGTCGACGTACTTCACGGGGCGGAAGCGCGGTTCCTCGGATTCGGGCAGGCCCAGGAACATGTCGGCCGCGTACGGCACCCGGATGCGCCGGTTGTACATGTCCTGCAGCCGCTCCCCCGTGACCCGGCGGCACAGCTCCTCCAGGAACACCCCCATGGTCAGGGCGTGGTAGCCAAAGGTGCCGCTGCCCGGATGCCACTGCGGCGCCATGTCGGCAAGCCTTTCGGCCACGGCCGGGAGGTCGTTATAGTCCTCCATGGCGAAGCCGCCCTGCACGCCCACCAGGCCGGCCTGGTGCGAGAGCAGCTGGCGAACCGTGATGCCACCCTTGCCGTGGCGGGCAAATTCGGGCCAGTACGTTGCCACCGCGGCGTCGACGTCGATCAGGCCGTCCTGGACCAGCAGGCTGAAGGCGAGCGCCGAGACGCCCTTGGAGCAGGAGAACACGCCCGTCAGGGAGTCGGCGGCCGAGTCCGGCCCGCCCACCAGGTCCACCACCTTCACGCCGTGGCGGTAAACGGCAAGCTGCGCGCTGTAGCCGGGATCGGCGTCGAGCATGGCGTCGAAGGTCTCGCGGATGGGGGCGAACTGGGGTGTGGTGAAGCCTGCGGCAAGTGAAGTCATGACTCCACCCTAAGATCCGCCGGCCCGGGTTCCGTTCATGCGGTCAGTTGTTCGGCAAAGATTTCGCTGAACCGGCCCGAATCGTCCATAAGTTCCTCGTACGATCCCTGCTGGACCACGGCGCCGTCGTCGATCACGTAGATCCTGTCCATGCCCTTCAGCGTCCAGGCCCGGTGCGAGACGACGATGGTGATCCTGTCGTGCCGGGTGCGCTGGAGTTCGTTGAAGATCTCCTGTTCGGCCTCGGCGTCGATGGCCGACGTCGGCTCGTCCAGCACCCAGATGGCGGGGTTGCGCAGGTAGATCCGGGCCAGGGCCAGGCGTTGCCACTGGCCGCCGGAGACACCCAAACCGCCCCACTGTTCGCCCAACTGGGTGTCGAGCCCGTCCGGGAACTTCCGCACCAGCTCGGCGGCACGGGCCGATTCCAGGGCGGCCCACACTTCCTCGTCCGATACATCGGTGCGCGGTGTGCCCAGGCAGATCGATTCACGGACCGTCATCTCGTAACGGCCAAACTCCTGGGTCAGCAGGCCGAAGTGGCCCAACCAGGCGTCCTCAGACAGTTCGGCCTGGGTCCGGCCGTCAATGGACACCGTGCCGTCGGAGAGTTCGGCAAGTCCCAGCAGCGCGTTCACGGTGGTGGTCTTTCCGGCGCCGTTGACGCCCACCAGGGCAATGATTTCGCCGTTCCGGGCCTCCACCGTGATACCGCGCAGCGAGTCGTCGTCGGCGCCCGAATAGCGGTGCCGCAGGTCCCGCCCCATCAGGTGGCCGGCGGTCGGGACAATGACCTGCCGCTGCCTCGCGCGGCTGTCCCCGGCGGCGAAGAACACTCGAACTTCCTCACTTTGCGGTGAGTTTTGTACAGTGTCTCCCAGGGAGTATGCCGCAGCACCCACCGAGCCCATGGCGGCCATGACGCCGTACACGCCGGCCACGGCGTCGGGGCCGTAGTCCAGCCCGACCACCACGGCCCCCATGGCACACACCAGCAGCACGGTGGAAATGATGCCGATGATCCAGTCGTGGGCGATCATGGCCTTGGACATCTTGTCCCGCACCACAACCACTTCGCGCCATTTCTCCTCCACCATGTCGGCGACGCGATCGCTGGTGCCCAGCCCGGAAAGTTCGGTGGCCGTCTTCTCCCGCACCAATAAATCGCGCAGGTAGCGTTCCCGGCCAAACAGCTTGCCGAGGCCCTCCCACATGCCAACCTGGACCTTGCCCAGGATTTTCGCGGACACCAGGGGCGGAACCAAGACCAGGATGACCAGCAGACCCGCCAGCTTGCTGAACGCAAAGAGCGTGATGACCACGCCCACCACGGCCAGCGTCTGCTCCAGGACGCCGGCCACCAGCACCTCAAACTGGTAGCTCACCTGCTCGGAAATCGCCCGGTTGTGCTTTTC
Proteins encoded in this window:
- a CDS encoding ABC transporter permease; this translates as MDWFLANFPMVMSLTGYHLFQAVLPLVLSVIIAIPLAQLARLNKGVAAFILSAGSLLYTVPSLALFVILPSILGTKILDLTNIIVALTIYAVALLVRSTLDALNSVDDTIRQAAVAMGYKPVHRFLTVDLPLSMPVLFAGLRVISVSNISLVTVGALLGVPSLGFLFTDGLQRDFPTEIVIGIIGTLVLALLMDTALVLAQRLLTPWLRTPGRRKTSQTTTAAPVAAVGEAA
- a CDS encoding serine hydrolase domain-containing protein; translated protein: MTSLAAGFTTPQFAPIRETFDAMLDADPGYSAQLAVYRHGVKVVDLVGGPDSAADSLTGVFSCSKGVSALAFSLLVQDGLIDVDAAVATYWPEFARHGKGGITVRQLLSHQAGLVGVQGGFAMEDYNDLPAVAERLADMAPQWHPGSGTFGYHALTMGVFLEELCRRVTGERLQDMYNRRIRVPYAADMFLGLPESEEPRFRPVKYVDSPAAGFVDPGSIAGMSGNVQAGQLLELPNIRSVRAAGSCSGAGVGSADGLARVYAGAITGIDGLPAYLTPETIAIMAQEQIWGLDRVFCDTSAFALTFMKPNPRMDFGSAEAFGHDGANASLGFADPLYGIGFGYVPAWNEEGATGGRAMQLSAAVRRVVLAGA
- a CDS encoding DUF427 domain-containing protein gives rise to the protein MYRASWNGTVIAESAKTIEIEGNQYFPPDSVDRTLLTETPTTSVCPWKGLASYYTVTANGQSNPDAAWYYPDPKPAAAEIRDYLAFWRGVVVEKVPGD
- a CDS encoding ABC transporter permease yields the protein MSAADYTSSNPFAQGVQWLSEPANWQGAMGIPARVAEHLGYSALTLLIAAAIAVPIGLYVGHTGKGRVVVVALAGMLRALPTLGVMTLFALMATSVLSLMPAIWALVILAVPPILTGTYAGISSVNRETVDAARGVGMTERQILFRVEVPNGLPVMLGGFRAAVLQVVATVAVVAFISLGGLGRFIIDGLSVQDYGQVLGGAVVIAVLAIGIDGILAALQRLSISPGLKESRLKPDDTPTGRETLTVGAQGGTS
- a CDS encoding ABC transporter substrate-binding protein, producing MNHSRNLSRTAVVRRSFLGVAAGVSVLLAVSACGSSSPLSSGSNTSGSAGGSLVVGSANFPESATVAEIYAGALNAAGIKTTTKLNIGAREVYVKAVEDGSIDVVPDYSGNLLGYVDPKSTAVDPAAIIAALPAALPSGLGILDAAKAEDKDAMVVTSATATKYNLKSIEDLAKVCDKLTLAAPPEFATRPEGLPGLKGKYGCVPAKFTPINDGGGPLTVKALLSNEVQVADIFTTTPAIKDNNLVVLTDPKNNWLAQQVVPLVKTSTVNDAAKTALNNVSKLLTTEDLIALNEEVSGSAKMDPAAAAAAWLKEKGITK
- a CDS encoding ABC transporter ATP-binding protein, whose amino-acid sequence is MKTYLRSSWFILSQTYAASPGRTVITIALSLVMAAIPAAQVLAIAALVNSLTGANGLGEVMVPLLWVVLIVGLSGPVRVSCANIRSMAMTRSSAALQTRLARRIARMRPSELVKPATTTAIEKHNRAISEQVSYQFEVLVAGVLEQTLAVVGVVITLFAFSKLAGLLVILVLVPPLVSAKILGKVQVGMWEGLGKLFGRERYLRDLLVREKTATELSGLGTSDRVADMVEEKWREVVVVRDKMSKAMIAHDWIIGIISTVLLVCAMGAVVVGLDYGPDAVAGVYGVMAAMGSVGAAAYSLGDTVQNSPQSEEVRVFFAAGDSRARQRQVIVPTAGHLMGRDLRHRYSGADDDSLRGITVEARNGEIIALVGVNGAGKTTTVNALLGLAELSDGTVSIDGRTQAELSEDAWLGHFGLLTQEFGRYEMTVRESICLGTPRTDVSDEEVWAALESARAAELVRKFPDGLDTQLGEQWGGLGVSGGQWQRLALARIYLRNPAIWVLDEPTSAIDAEAEQEIFNELQRTRHDRITIVVSHRAWTLKGMDRIYVIDDGAVVQQGSYEELMDDSGRFSEIFAEQLTA
- a CDS encoding dihydrolipoyl dehydrogenase family protein; amino-acid sequence: MVPAIEVVDAIVVGMGPGGESVAGELAAAGLSVVGVESGLVGGECPYFGCVPSKMMIRAGNALAEARRVPGLAGTASVVPDWAPVAARIRDEATDNWDDAAAAKRFTDAGGRLVRGTGRLTGVRHVTITTHDGGELTFRARRAVVLNPGTDPAIPSVPGLAGTPFWTNREAVRATLAPESLAVWGAGPIGMELAQAFARFGTKVTMVVRGAHLASREEPETAELLEHVFAREGIEVLTNTTITGVEHSAAGFTLALDGPGATTLAAEKFLVATGRASKLGKLGLDQAGIAYDGRTPPAVDDHLQLGHNLYLIGDAVGAGAFTHMSMYHANIVAGHVLGEDRGTAESHAVPRVTFTDPEAGAVGLTERQARAAGLAVRTGYVELADSTRGWIHKSGNDGFIKVIEDSATGVLVGATSVGPHGGEVLSALALAVHARVPVATLKTMVYAYPTFHRAIEAAVRAIK
- a CDS encoding CynX/NimT family MFS transporter → MPEILRSNPGERADILIDAEIDEVPAPQPTSISPGLGLAYIAVALILCGLNLRTVYSSFSAVLTEITAATGMSGLAVLLMTTVPVTCLGIFAPFAPRLARRFGAERTLLGAMVVLTLGLTARGLGGLPAMFAGALAAGAAIAVVNVLLPSLVKRDFAHRLGLMSGLYTMSICAAAALGAGFTHPIFDATGSWQFALGFWAIPAVIATLIWAPVAIRQRHVPPATAASGPSVWRSRTAWQITAFMVLQAMMSFSVFAWLAPILRDRGTDGGTAGLMVAVSIVLQMGGSLLAPALAVKLRRQSTLNAAAALMTGLGFALSIFGPLQGIWLWTCLLGLGQGALTALALTSIILRTRDSHTAAHLSGMMQGVGYGVGSVGTLLVGQLHQATGGFVAAGVMFLVIGSGAAVFGWLAGRPRFVEDDQPRG
- a CDS encoding glutathione S-transferase family protein, with the translated sequence MEAEPAAQDAQQYSTKGIYVTGNEYTRDTHYIETRITRDGADGYPVEAGRYRLVVARACPWAHRSTIVRRLLGLEDAISIGVCGPTHDVRSWTFDLDPGGVDPVLGIERLQEAYFKRTPDYPRGITVPAVVDVPTGAVVTNNFPQITLDFSTEWKEFHRAGAPDLYPEALREEIDTVAKRIFTEVNNGVYRCGFAGSQEAYDAAYDRLFTALDWLEERLATQRYLVGDTITEADVRLFTTLVRFDAVYHGHFKCNRNKLSEMPVLWAYARDLFQTPGFGDTVNFEQIKKHYYVVHEDLNPTRIVPKGPDASGWVTPHGREALGGRPFGDGTAPTRDVDA
- a CDS encoding ABC transporter ATP-binding protein, with product MIEFAQVSKVYQGNQPAVGNLSLSIDRGKITVFVGPSGCGKTTSLRMINRMVEPSSGTITVDGRDISSVPAPALRRSMGYVMQSAGLLPHRTVTDNVTTVLRLNRVPRAQARRRAAELLDVVGLPAAMGRRYPNQLSGGQQQRVGVARALAADPPVLLMDEPFSAVDPVVRAELQQELLRLQRDLAKTIVFVTHDIDEATLLGDKVAVFATGGRVAQYAAPEEILRAPVDDFVAAFVGRDRGFRHLSFSSGASVPIHPAPINQPAAGPDGTAGHTLGGSILDGSAGWTLAVNAEHHPQGWIPPGRGAAMVPGGSLFHEGESLRRALDAALSSPSGLGVTVDDDGVVTGVVKAAEVLAAIEAARQARQDGR
- a CDS encoding dihydrofolate reductase family protein, which translates into the protein MAKLIYIVNTSLDGYMADEDGRIDWTSPSEEVFRFITDLVRPVGTYLYGRRLYEAMAVWETLDAPPDFPQELDFAQLWRGADKVVYSTTLAAAATPRTRIERTFDPAAVRLMKEATGPDLTVGGAQLAGQAIAAGLVDEIHLVVTPHLLGGGAPALPAHVRRGLQLLDQHTFANGTVYVRYGML